Proteins from one Thermococcus bergensis genomic window:
- the ppsA gene encoding phosphoenolpyruvate synthase, whose amino-acid sequence MAYRFIKWFEELGKEDVPLVGGKGANLGELTKAGIPVPPGFCVTAEAYKYFVENVKVEDGRTLQEWIMDIISKTNVDDSKQLQENTAKIREKIISLEMPEEIAKEIEQAYKELSQRFGKDEVYVAVRSSATAEDLPEASFAGQQETYLDVLGADDVKDKVKRCWASLWTARATFYRAKQGFDHSKVYLSAVVQKMVNSETSGVMFTANPVTNDRSEIMINAAWGLGEAVVSGAVTPDEYIVEKGTWKIKEKIIAKKEIMIVRNPETGKGTVKVPVAEYLGPEWVEKQVLTDEQIVEVAKMGAKIEEHYGWPQDIEWAYDKDDGKLYIVQSRPITTLKDEVKAEEAEMTEEMKVLLKGLGASPGVGAGRVVVIFDASEIDKVKEGDVLVTTMTNPDMVPAMKRAAAIVTDEGGRTCHAAIVSRELGIPAVVGTKNATKVLKDGMLVTVDGTRGVVYEGIVKSLVGKKEEEKVAGAGGQVVVAGAPLVTATEVKVNVSMPEVAERAAATGADGVGLLRAEHMILGIGVHPVKFIKEGKEDELVEKLVEGIRKVVEAFYPRRVWYRTLDAPTNEFRELPGGEDEPEERNPMLGWRGIRRGLDQPELLRAEFKAIKRLVDEGYDNIGVMLPLVSHVEQLREAKRIAREVGLEPHKDVEFGVMIETPASALIIEDLCKEGLDFVSFGTNDLTQYTLAIDRDNERVFKLYDEKHPAVLKLIKHVIKVAKKYGVETSICGQAGSDPKMAKILVRLGIDSISANPDAVELIRKVVAQEEQKIIFEAARKKLFGEEDELEF is encoded by the coding sequence ATGGCGTACAGATTCATAAAATGGTTTGAAGAATTGGGCAAAGAAGACGTCCCACTTGTGGGCGGAAAGGGTGCAAACCTTGGAGAACTGACAAAAGCTGGAATCCCAGTCCCACCGGGGTTCTGTGTTACAGCTGAAGCATACAAATACTTTGTTGAAAACGTTAAAGTTGAAGACGGAAGGACTCTCCAGGAGTGGATTATGGATATTATAAGCAAAACCAATGTTGATGACAGCAAGCAGCTCCAGGAGAACACCGCTAAGATTAGGGAGAAGATAATTTCCCTTGAAATGCCTGAGGAAATTGCCAAGGAAATCGAGCAAGCTTATAAGGAGCTCAGCCAGAGATTTGGTAAAGACGAGGTTTATGTTGCTGTTAGAAGCTCCGCTACAGCTGAAGACCTTCCGGAGGCATCATTCGCTGGACAGCAAGAGACCTACTTGGATGTTCTTGGTGCAGATGATGTTAAGGACAAGGTAAAGAGATGCTGGGCTTCACTTTGGACTGCAAGAGCAACATTCTACAGAGCAAAGCAAGGATTTGACCACTCAAAGGTTTACCTGAGCGCTGTTGTTCAAAAGATGGTTAACAGCGAGACAAGCGGTGTTATGTTCACTGCAAACCCAGTCACAAACGATAGAAGCGAGATAATGATTAACGCTGCATGGGGACTTGGCGAGGCTGTTGTTAGCGGTGCCGTAACCCCAGACGAGTACATTGTTGAGAAGGGCACCTGGAAGATTAAGGAGAAGATCATTGCTAAGAAAGAAATAATGATTGTTAGAAACCCAGAGACAGGTAAGGGAACAGTTAAAGTCCCAGTTGCTGAGTACCTCGGCCCAGAGTGGGTTGAGAAGCAGGTTCTCACAGATGAGCAGATAGTTGAAGTCGCAAAGATGGGTGCTAAGATTGAGGAGCACTACGGATGGCCACAGGACATTGAGTGGGCTTACGATAAGGACGATGGCAAGCTCTACATCGTCCAGAGCAGACCAATCACAACCTTGAAAGACGAGGTCAAGGCGGAGGAAGCCGAGATGACCGAAGAGATGAAGGTTCTCCTCAAGGGACTTGGTGCATCACCAGGTGTTGGTGCTGGTAGAGTCGTCGTTATCTTCGACGCAAGCGAGATTGACAAGGTCAAGGAAGGAGACGTCCTCGTTACCACAATGACCAACCCAGATATGGTTCCAGCAATGAAGAGAGCCGCTGCTATCGTTACAGATGAAGGTGGAAGAACCTGCCACGCTGCTATCGTCTCAAGAGAGCTTGGAATCCCAGCCGTTGTTGGTACAAAGAACGCTACAAAGGTTCTCAAGGACGGAATGCTCGTAACAGTTGACGGTACAAGAGGTGTAGTATACGAGGGCATAGTCAAGAGCCTTGTTGGAAAGAAAGAAGAAGAGAAAGTAGCTGGCGCTGGAGGGCAGGTTGTAGTTGCAGGAGCTCCACTTGTCACAGCCACAGAAGTTAAAGTAAACGTTTCAATGCCAGAAGTTGCAGAAAGGGCCGCTGCAACCGGCGCTGATGGTGTTGGACTCCTTAGAGCAGAGCACATGATCCTTGGTATCGGAGTTCACCCAGTTAAGTTCATCAAAGAGGGTAAGGAAGATGAGCTCGTTGAGAAGCTTGTTGAGGGCATCAGAAAGGTCGTAGAGGCATTCTATCCAAGAAGGGTTTGGTACAGAACCCTCGATGCCCCAACTAACGAGTTCAGAGAACTCCCAGGTGGAGAAGACGAGCCAGAAGAGAGAAACCCAATGCTCGGATGGAGAGGAATTAGAAGAGGTCTTGACCAACCAGAGCTCCTCAGGGCTGAGTTCAAGGCTATCAAGAGGCTTGTTGATGAGGGCTACGACAACATTGGTGTCATGCTCCCACTCGTCAGCCACGTCGAGCAGCTCAGAGAAGCAAAGAGAATCGCAAGAGAAGTAGGCCTTGAACCACACAAGGATGTCGAATTTGGTGTCATGATCGAAACACCAGCATCAGCACTGATTATAGAGGACCTCTGTAAGGAAGGCCTCGACTTCGTAAGCTTCGGTACAAACGATCTCACCCAGTACACACTTGCAATCGACAGAGACAACGAGAGAGTCTTCAAGCTCTACGACGAGAAGCACCCAGCAGTGCTCAAGCTCATCAAGCACGTCATTAAGGTCGCCAAGAAGTATGGCGTCGAGACAAGCATCTGTGGACAAGCTGGAAGTGATCCAAAGATGGCTAAGATACTCGTAAGGCTTGGCATTGACAGCATATCAGCCAACCCAGATGCAGTAGAGCTCATCAGAAAGGTTGTTGCTCAAGAAGAGCAGAAGATTATCTTCGAGGCAGCCAGAAAGAAGCTCTTTGGAGAAGAGGACGAGCTCGAGTTCTGA
- a CDS encoding M20 metallopeptidase family protein yields MNPLEEALKIKDQIIAWRRDFHMYPELGYEEERTSKIVEEHLREWGYIIKRVGTGIIADIGEGEKTIALRADMDALPVQEENDVPYKSKIPGKMHACGHDAHTAMLLGAAKIIAEHKDELPNRVRLIFQPAEEGGNGALKMIEGGALEGVNAIFGLHVWMELPSGVVGIREGPFMAGVGRFDVEILGKGGHGASPHETIDPIPIAAQAVLAFQTIISRNLNPLESGVVSVGSIKAGEAFNVIPERVYMSGTYRFFTPETKSLVEKRIEEILKGITLANNASYKLKIEEVGPPTINNPQMASLAKRVAQNLELKVEEVPKTMGAEDFAFYLQKVPGAFIALGIRNEEKGIVYPHHHPKFDVDEDVLHLGTALEVGLAFERI; encoded by the coding sequence ATGAACCCCCTTGAAGAAGCCCTCAAAATTAAAGACCAAATAATCGCCTGGCGCAGAGATTTTCACATGTATCCCGAGCTTGGCTATGAGGAAGAAAGAACTTCAAAAATTGTTGAGGAACACTTGAGAGAGTGGGGATACATAATTAAGCGCGTTGGAACCGGGATAATCGCAGATATCGGAGAAGGCGAAAAAACCATAGCCCTAAGGGCGGATATGGATGCCCTACCAGTTCAGGAGGAAAACGATGTCCCCTATAAGTCAAAGATTCCCGGGAAAATGCACGCTTGCGGTCACGATGCTCACACGGCAATGCTTCTCGGAGCGGCGAAAATAATAGCTGAGCACAAAGATGAGCTTCCCAACAGAGTAAGGCTAATCTTTCAGCCAGCAGAAGAGGGAGGAAACGGAGCTCTGAAAATGATAGAAGGAGGAGCTTTAGAAGGCGTTAACGCCATCTTTGGCCTCCACGTATGGATGGAACTACCGAGCGGTGTTGTTGGTATAAGAGAAGGCCCCTTCATGGCTGGAGTGGGAAGGTTTGATGTTGAGATATTGGGAAAAGGCGGACACGGAGCTTCGCCACATGAAACCATCGACCCAATTCCAATAGCGGCCCAAGCTGTTTTAGCTTTCCAGACAATCATAAGCAGGAACCTTAATCCCCTGGAAAGTGGAGTTGTGAGCGTGGGCTCAATAAAAGCCGGAGAAGCTTTTAACGTGATTCCAGAGAGAGTTTATATGAGCGGCACCTACAGATTTTTCACGCCTGAAACAAAAAGCCTTGTTGAAAAAAGAATTGAGGAGATTTTAAAAGGCATAACATTAGCCAACAATGCCTCGTATAAGCTCAAAATAGAAGAAGTTGGTCCGCCAACAATAAACAACCCACAAATGGCCTCTCTCGCCAAGAGAGTTGCCCAAAATCTGGAATTGAAAGTGGAAGAAGTTCCAAAGACCATGGGAGCTGAAGACTTTGCCTTCTATCTCCAAAAAGTACCGGGAGCATTCATAGCTTTAGGCATTAGAAACGAGGAAAAGGGCATAGTATATCCACATCACCATCCAAAGTTCGATGTTGATGAAGATGTTCTTCACTTGGGAACTGCGTTGGAAGTGGGATTAGCTTTTGAAAGAATTTGA
- a CDS encoding 60S ribosomal export protein NMD3, which translates to MSERFCYRCGISESEGGPLIEGLCQVCFRKENPVLLIEDEINTELCQNCGSYKVRGTWVDPRNYELEELIFEVADNALVENLLLDERIKEVKIVPKDELEEITELPVGTAYVSFEPVDWHIEYFPAIINYEVEVKARIHEMQKELHHEKKIVTVYVRQTVCPRCQKFLGGYFEAILQVRAEDRVLTKEEKEKISKLVEEKVDEIMKRDRMGFIQDTIEKEEGIDFYMGSTSAARKLAQMIRDKYGGSISEAYQLVGQDRMTSKEVYRTSVSVRIPKFKVGDIVEDKKGNIYRVEGVSGKGLSLKNLSTHENEHKDWKTVKRDEIDTVEHERLDAMATSSTPREVQFMDMKNYETFELEKPEFEIEEGEVYKLVKVKGRYYIEEKK; encoded by the coding sequence ATGAGCGAGAGATTTTGCTACAGGTGTGGAATCAGTGAGAGTGAGGGTGGGCCTTTGATAGAGGGTCTCTGTCAGGTGTGCTTTAGAAAAGAAAACCCCGTGCTCCTCATAGAAGATGAAATAAATACCGAACTCTGTCAAAACTGCGGGAGTTATAAAGTCAGGGGGACATGGGTTGACCCAAGGAATTACGAACTTGAAGAGCTCATCTTCGAAGTTGCGGATAATGCTCTCGTTGAGAATCTACTCCTTGATGAGAGGATTAAAGAAGTAAAGATAGTTCCCAAAGATGAACTCGAAGAAATAACAGAGTTACCAGTAGGAACTGCATATGTGAGCTTTGAGCCCGTTGACTGGCACATAGAGTACTTTCCAGCAATAATCAACTATGAAGTGGAGGTTAAAGCGAGAATCCACGAAATGCAGAAAGAGCTCCACCATGAGAAGAAGATAGTAACAGTTTATGTAAGGCAGACGGTTTGTCCAAGGTGTCAGAAATTCTTAGGAGGCTATTTCGAGGCAATTTTGCAGGTGAGAGCTGAGGACAGAGTATTAACAAAAGAGGAGAAAGAAAAGATTTCAAAGCTCGTTGAGGAAAAGGTCGACGAAATAATGAAGCGAGACAGAATGGGCTTCATTCAGGACACCATAGAGAAAGAAGAAGGAATAGACTTCTACATGGGCTCAACGAGTGCCGCAAGAAAGCTCGCCCAAATGATACGGGACAAATACGGCGGAAGTATAAGCGAGGCATATCAGCTGGTCGGGCAGGACAGAATGACAAGCAAAGAAGTTTACAGGACGAGCGTTAGTGTTAGAATCCCGAAGTTTAAAGTAGGGGACATCGTTGAGGACAAAAAAGGCAACATATACAGGGTTGAGGGAGTTAGCGGGAAAGGCTTGTCTCTGAAAAATCTTTCCACACATGAAAACGAACACAAAGACTGGAAAACAGTAAAGCGAGATGAAATCGATACAGTGGAGCATGAGAGATTAGATGCCATGGCAACGAGCTCGACCCCACGAGAAGTCCAGTTTATGGACATGAAAAACTATGAGACCTTTGAACTCGAAAAGCCAGAATTTGAAATAGAAGAAGGAGAAGTTTACAAACTTGTCAAGGTCAAAGGAAGATACTACATCGAAGAAAAGAAGTGA
- a CDS encoding S8 family peptidase yields MKKLSLFLIILVVLSVLPVGATTATETQETPYPANFIPGEVLKQDIAPEKEYALDVFEALKELGMIDPISKPEYQFIVVEMPIGNVQKLLEIPGVLHVWRDKTVKILEPVSIEENTLPLKAEPSSPDMFMSIFEINAYDTWVNYGVLGDNVTVAVLDTGIDVGHPFLQVTLDGRPKIIDIYDASDEGIAQLYYATNTTLNGTIVVNMEVPVYWGAYYPYYGHDKITTYYNMTSYFVGNITGDEYYLGLLPERYFDLNNFFGTPNDPYNLGLFGDLSDVYPVLIVENNGTYTAYIDYNLNNNFTDDQPIGLFTETGDYFQTPDTLVSIALAKVHIGDMDNPDNYPYIVPYGDGIGYAMFMWDPHGHGTHVSGTVAGVGQPDDPMFRGVYGVAPNAQLIEVKVLPGEVGFGRTSWIINGMFYAALNGADVISMSLGGGGEINDGIESPENFYANMITDLFGVVFAIAAGNEGPSTNTVHSPGTSDLVITVGNYVGNEREAYWYGVDLGIMSGPSMSSSRGPRDDGMLDPDVMAPGTDIFSSLPMWYTVLYGNPYRYYGIWSGTSMATPHVSGTVALMISYAKQHGIRYDPFMIKRALELSAKPVNGTLIDQGFGLIQVDKAIEKLEELSQEPTTYIYGGTTFTSFKNPIEAPLIPISPAYVEFNSYFYGVFGLPYLYRGVYIRNEYPSGVPLYFYPLKYYDGYGLWYTTSEKTYTISTNVDWIIPSTNTVVAGGNIIGEFSINIDYSQLQSTGVHIGLVYIDDPDTSYIDGFIPVIVDYPMNSNGETHIKFSDTEKPGEAKHYFVKVPRGTKELRVTLRVPADENGMPMGRTKLVIARPLGGVVYDGVPGYYYVGANPSGNIYEYTWVVENPVEGTWEITAYSSTFTKYWSGYDESHYEIEVELASVSISPQLIRKDVDSPSVVDVNAVVTNNYGTFNASAIGYGLGRLDVSNVMARNVGQDEWDVVGVVYVDPTTYFIRFGITQPEDPSADLDLYVYYFPTYEDLLNFENYILYYEQIGPTSDEVFEQFMPAPGYYLIVVHGYDTVGYNPIGYVFYYQILGDNGDVSVDPTPFTFSSGSKTISAQVNLTGEGTYLGILGLVDTDTGESMVYAPMIFQVGQPEMYVGLMGTPTIGEPTTMTLKILDKATLEPIQGEVKVLIDGKEYYAVDGELKFIYTATSLNDAIFNVKVISDKYKDFEGQFRVSVKEPFTEFASESNISAAVLTGPGEITNFQAVHGKVSVTVSGETGTTSTVRITLPLDAYFIEVQSDHVVNYYIEKGKYAQYLFVTVKFASEVTIEVTYKTSYDIMRTMYMTWYLLYNSYSRKFDDLYAKAIELGVDNETLQEALTYKELAEENYNAIAEKFGIPIQPKIQAIPYIRRAYINIKTAYEILSEAIEDLETS; encoded by the coding sequence GTGAAAAAGTTGAGCCTGTTTTTGATAATCCTGGTAGTGCTCTCAGTGCTTCCTGTAGGGGCGACAACCGCAACAGAAACCCAAGAAACTCCTTATCCAGCCAATTTTATACCCGGAGAAGTCCTAAAACAAGATATAGCTCCAGAGAAAGAATACGCCCTTGATGTATTTGAAGCCCTCAAAGAACTTGGAATGATAGACCCAATAAGCAAACCAGAATATCAGTTTATAGTCGTTGAAATGCCAATTGGAAATGTACAAAAACTCCTTGAGATTCCGGGGGTACTTCACGTATGGAGAGACAAGACCGTAAAAATCCTAGAACCTGTTTCAATTGAGGAAAACACACTTCCATTAAAAGCTGAACCCTCTTCTCCCGACATGTTCATGAGCATCTTTGAGATAAATGCCTACGACACGTGGGTTAACTACGGCGTCCTTGGAGACAACGTTACCGTTGCTGTTCTGGACACTGGTATTGATGTTGGCCACCCATTCCTCCAAGTCACTCTAGACGGAAGGCCGAAGATTATCGACATATACGACGCAAGCGATGAGGGAATTGCCCAGCTGTACTACGCAACTAATACCACCCTGAACGGCACGATAGTCGTCAACATGGAGGTTCCCGTGTACTGGGGTGCCTATTATCCCTACTACGGCCACGACAAGATCACCACCTATTACAACATGACCTCCTACTTCGTTGGCAACATAACCGGTGACGAGTACTACCTCGGCCTCCTCCCAGAGAGGTACTTCGACCTCAACAACTTCTTCGGCACTCCAAACGACCCGTATAACTTGGGCCTCTTCGGCGACCTGAGCGACGTTTACCCGGTTCTCATTGTCGAAAACAACGGCACTTACACTGCATACATAGACTACAACCTCAACAACAACTTCACCGACGACCAGCCCATAGGGCTGTTCACCGAGACCGGTGACTACTTCCAGACTCCAGACACTCTCGTGAGCATAGCCCTTGCAAAGGTTCACATTGGCGACATGGATAACCCCGACAACTATCCGTACATCGTCCCCTATGGAGACGGTATAGGCTACGCCATGTTCATGTGGGATCCCCACGGTCACGGAACCCACGTCAGCGGTACCGTTGCCGGTGTTGGTCAGCCTGATGATCCAATGTTCAGGGGAGTCTACGGTGTTGCTCCAAACGCCCAGCTCATCGAGGTTAAGGTTCTCCCCGGTGAGGTGGGATTTGGTAGAACCAGCTGGATCATCAACGGAATGTTCTACGCAGCTCTCAACGGTGCCGACGTCATCAGCATGTCCCTTGGCGGTGGGGGAGAGATAAACGACGGCATTGAGAGCCCCGAGAACTTCTATGCTAACATGATAACCGACTTGTTTGGAGTCGTTTTTGCAATAGCCGCTGGAAACGAAGGGCCATCAACCAACACCGTTCACTCACCCGGTACGAGCGACCTCGTCATAACGGTCGGTAACTACGTGGGCAACGAGAGGGAGGCCTACTGGTACGGAGTTGACTTGGGCATCATGAGTGGACCTTCAATGAGCTCAAGCAGGGGACCAAGGGACGACGGTATGCTCGATCCGGATGTCATGGCTCCCGGTACGGACATATTCTCAAGCCTGCCGATGTGGTACACTGTGCTCTATGGAAACCCGTACAGGTACTACGGAATCTGGAGCGGTACCTCGATGGCCACCCCGCACGTCAGCGGTACCGTTGCTCTTATGATAAGCTACGCCAAGCAACATGGCATCAGATACGACCCGTTCATGATAAAGCGCGCCCTCGAACTCAGCGCGAAGCCCGTTAACGGAACGCTCATAGACCAGGGCTTCGGTCTCATTCAGGTTGACAAGGCTATCGAGAAGCTTGAGGAGCTCAGCCAGGAGCCAACCACCTATATCTACGGTGGAACCACCTTCACCAGCTTCAAGAACCCAATTGAAGCTCCACTTATTCCGATATCACCAGCCTATGTGGAGTTTAACAGCTACTTCTATGGTGTGTTTGGACTCCCGTACCTCTATCGTGGTGTCTACATAAGAAATGAATATCCTTCAGGTGTCCCACTATACTTCTACCCACTTAAATACTATGATGGATATGGCCTCTGGTACACGACATCCGAGAAGACTTACACCATAAGCACCAACGTCGACTGGATAATCCCGAGCACCAACACCGTTGTTGCCGGGGGCAATATCATAGGAGAGTTCTCAATAAACATCGACTATTCTCAATTGCAGAGCACAGGAGTACACATAGGACTCGTCTACATTGACGACCCAGACACGAGCTACATAGATGGCTTTATCCCAGTAATTGTTGACTATCCAATGAATTCGAACGGCGAGACCCACATCAAGTTCTCAGACACTGAGAAGCCAGGAGAGGCCAAACACTACTTCGTGAAAGTCCCGAGAGGAACCAAAGAGCTCCGTGTCACACTTCGCGTGCCAGCTGACGAAAACGGAATGCCTATGGGCAGAACCAAGCTGGTAATAGCGAGGCCTTTAGGCGGTGTTGTATATGATGGTGTTCCAGGCTACTATTACGTTGGAGCAAACCCCTCCGGAAACATCTACGAGTACACATGGGTAGTGGAGAATCCTGTCGAGGGAACCTGGGAGATAACAGCATACTCAAGCACATTCACCAAGTACTGGAGTGGATATGATGAGTCCCACTACGAAATAGAAGTCGAACTCGCATCGGTCTCTATATCACCTCAGCTCATAAGAAAGGATGTTGATTCACCTTCTGTAGTTGATGTAAATGCTGTAGTTACAAATAACTATGGCACCTTCAACGCAAGTGCCATAGGCTATGGGCTTGGCAGACTCGATGTCAGCAATGTTATGGCAAGAAACGTTGGCCAAGACGAGTGGGATGTTGTTGGTGTGGTCTACGTCGACCCAACTACATACTTCATAAGGTTCGGCATCACCCAACCAGAAGACCCGAGCGCTGATCTCGACCTCTACGTCTACTACTTCCCAACCTATGAGGACCTCTTAAACTTTGAAAACTACATCCTCTACTATGAGCAAATTGGCCCAACCAGCGACGAGGTCTTTGAGCAGTTCATGCCTGCACCAGGATACTACCTCATAGTAGTCCATGGATATGACACCGTCGGCTACAACCCAATTGGCTACGTGTTCTACTACCAAATCCTCGGAGACAACGGTGATGTGAGTGTAGACCCAACACCATTCACATTCAGTTCTGGCTCAAAGACGATAAGCGCTCAGGTCAACCTAACTGGTGAGGGCACTTACCTTGGCATCCTCGGACTTGTTGACACAGACACTGGGGAGTCCATGGTGTACGCTCCAATGATATTCCAAGTCGGTCAGCCAGAAATGTATGTGGGGCTAATGGGAACTCCCACAATAGGAGAACCTACAACTATGACACTCAAAATACTTGATAAAGCCACACTTGAGCCTATTCAGGGAGAAGTGAAGGTACTCATAGATGGCAAAGAGTACTACGCAGTTGATGGTGAGCTCAAGTTTATATACACAGCAACCTCCCTTAATGACGCTATCTTTAACGTCAAAGTAATCAGCGACAAATACAAAGACTTTGAAGGACAGTTTAGGGTCTCCGTCAAAGAACCGTTTACTGAATTTGCAAGTGAAAGCAACATAAGTGCAGCAGTTCTCACAGGTCCCGGAGAGATTACAAACTTCCAGGCAGTTCACGGAAAAGTCTCGGTAACTGTAAGCGGAGAGACAGGCACTACATCCACAGTTAGAATAACACTACCGCTGGATGCCTACTTCATCGAAGTCCAGAGCGACCATGTGGTTAACTACTACATCGAGAAAGGAAAGTATGCACAGTACCTCTTTGTCACAGTGAAATTTGCATCAGAGGTTACTATAGAAGTAACTTACAAGACAAGCTATGACATAATGAGAACAATGTACATGACTTGGTACCTCCTCTACAACAGTTATTCCAGAAAGTTTGACGACCTATATGCAAAAGCCATAGAACTGGGAGTTGACAACGAAACACTACAAGAAGCCCTCACCTACAAAGAGCTCGCCGAAGAAAACTACAATGCAATAGCAGAGAAATTTGGCATTCCAATACAACCAAAGATACAAGCAATTCCATATATAAGAAGAGCATACATCAACATAAAAACGGCGTATGAAATTCTAAGTGAAGCCATAGAAGACCTCGAAACCTCTTGA
- a CDS encoding DUF424 domain-containing protein, which translates to MKIYVKVYRVQGEVLVAACDEELLGKTFREGELKLEVKERFYKGELKDVDALEELLEEATIANLTGERCVKKAIELGYVDEKRVLYIQGVPHAQMAKILY; encoded by the coding sequence ATGAAGATTTACGTGAAAGTTTACCGTGTTCAGGGAGAAGTTCTTGTAGCAGCATGTGATGAAGAGCTTCTGGGTAAAACGTTTAGAGAAGGGGAGCTTAAATTGGAAGTGAAAGAGAGATTTTATAAAGGAGAACTTAAGGATGTTGACGCCCTCGAAGAGCTTCTAGAAGAAGCCACAATAGCCAACCTCACCGGAGAGAGATGCGTAAAAAAGGCCATTGAGCTGGGCTATGTAGATGAAAAGAGAGTCCTATACATCCAGGGAGTTCCCCACGCGCAGATGGCGAAAATACTATATTGA
- a CDS encoding IS982 family transposase (programmed frameshift) gives MVVMNFQQEILIIKSEIYPIISKHYPKNTHREIISLYDLITFAILAHLHFNGVYKHAYRVLIEEMKLFPKIRYNKLTERLNRHEKLLLLAQEELFKKHAREYVRILDSKPIQTKELARKNRKEKKGSSEIISEKPAVGFVPSKKKFYYGYKLTCYSDGNLLALLSVDPANKHDVSVVREKFWVIVEEFSGCFLFLDKGYVSRELQEEFLKFGVVYTPVKRENQVSNLEEKKFYKYLSDFRRRIETLFSKFSEFLLKPSRSVSLRGLVVRILGAILAVNLDRLYNFTDGGN, from the exons GTGGTTGTTATGAACTTTCAGCAGGAAATCCTGATCATAAAATCCGAAATCTATCCGATAATCAGCAAACACTACCCGAAAAACACTCACAGGGAAATAATCAGCCTCTACGACCTAATAACCTTCGCAATACTAGCACACTTGCACTTTAACGGAGTTTACAAGCACGCTTACAGAGTCCTAATCGAAGAAATGAAGCTGTTCCCCAAAATCAGGTACAACAAACTAACAGAACGCTTGAACAGGCACGAAAAACTCCTGCTCCTAGCGCAGGAAGAATTATTCAAAAAACACGCCAGAGAATACGTTAGAATACTGGACTCAAAGCCCATTCAGACCAAGGAGTTGGCCAGAAAAAACAGGAAGGAGAAGAAGGGTTCTTCAGAAATCATCTCTGAAAAGCCCGCAGTTGGGTTTGTTCCCTCTA AAAAAAAGTTTTACTATGGGTACAAGCTGACCTGTTACTCTGATGGAAATTTGCTGGCTTTACTGTCTGTTGATCCGGCGAATAAGCATGATGTGAGTGTTGTCAGGGAAAAGTTCTGGGTGATTGTTGAGGAGTTTTCTGGCTGTTTTCTGTTTTTGGATAAGGGTTACGTTAGTAGAGAACTTCAGGAGGAATTCCTGAAGTTTGGCGTTGTTTACACGCCGGTGAAGCGGGAGAATCAGGTTAGTAATCTGGAGGAGAAGAAGTTTTACAAGTACTTGTCTGACTTTCGCAGGAGGATTGAGACTTTGTTTTCGAAGTTTTCTGAGTTTCTTCTGAAGCCGAGCAGGAGTGTTAGTTTGAGGGGGTTGGTTGTCAGGATTTTAGGGGCGATTCTGGCCGTGAATCTGGACAGATTATACAACTTCACAGATGGTGGGAACTAG